The Fimbriimonadaceae bacterium genome contains the following window.
CCCGATGCCCCGTGCCCTGCTCGATCGCCTCGACCACCGCTTCGGTCAGGGCGGGCGTGTCCGAGACCACGCGGCCAAACTCCAGGCTCACCGTGCGGCGGGGGAACCGCCGCATCACCATCACGTCGTGCGTCGCGACCAGCACGGTCGTCCCTTGGGCGTTCAGGCCGCACAAGATCTCCATGATCTCTTCGCTGTGCCCGGGGTCCAGGTTGCCGGTCGGCTCGTCGGCGAGGAGGAGGGGCGGGTCGTTGATGAGGGCCCGCCCGATCGCCACCCGCTGCTGCTCGCCGCCACTGAGTTCGTGCGGGTAGGCGTCGGCGCGGTGGAGGATGTGGACTTTGTCGAGGATGTCGGGCACCATCTGCCGGACCTCGCGCCGCGTCCGCCCGACCGCCCGCATCGCGTAGGCGACGTTCTCCCACACCTTCTTGTTGGGGAGCAGGGCGAAATCCTGGGGCACGATCCCCATGGCCCGGCGCAGGTACGGCACCTCGGCCTGGGGGAGGGCGCCGACGTCCTCGCCGTCGATGAGGACCCGGCCCTTGGTG
Protein-coding sequences here:
- a CDS encoding ATP-binding cassette domain-containing protein: MGGREELPPYVRFDHVEVMYNELVAGLRGVTLDVAGQEFVYLCGPTGSGKSTMLKLLSRQIKPTKGRVLIDGEDVGALPQAEVPYLRRAMGIVPQDFALLPNKKVWENVAYAMRAVGRTRREVRQMVPDILDKVHILHRADAYPHELSGGEQQRVAIGRALINDPPLLLADEPTGNLDPGHSEEIMEILCGLNAQGTTVLVATHDVMVMRRFPRRTVSLEFGRVVSDTPALTEAVVEAIEQGTGHREVPEEEETDGLVGQS